The Leptospira venezuelensis genome contains a region encoding:
- a CDS encoding pirin family protein, which produces MRYLIAKKKDLGDGFFVRRVLPQIEARNVGPFVFLDHMGPLPIKTGAEIVVRPHPHIGLATVTYLYDGVITHRDSIGKVEDIRPFEVNWMTAGSGIVHSERSKLDPEFNILEGIQTWVALPKEFEETSPEFFHHEREELPTVSGGGWELRLIAGSFMGEVSPVKVYSPLFYADLEVEAGAEVELPVPAEQEAGIYVARGKADAEGKIVSIGDMAIYPKGGAVKFRAEETSRIVLLGGTPLSTPRHMYWNFVSSSLERIEQAKVDWKEDRFAHVPGETERIPLPEH; this is translated from the coding sequence ATGAGATATCTTATCGCTAAGAAAAAAGATTTGGGAGACGGTTTTTTTGTAAGAAGGGTGCTTCCACAGATCGAAGCCAGAAATGTGGGTCCTTTCGTTTTTCTGGACCATATGGGTCCTCTTCCCATCAAGACTGGAGCTGAAATTGTAGTCCGTCCTCATCCTCATATAGGTCTTGCAACAGTCACTTATCTTTATGACGGAGTGATCACTCATAGAGACAGCATAGGAAAGGTAGAAGATATCCGCCCTTTCGAAGTTAACTGGATGACTGCCGGTTCCGGAATCGTACATAGCGAAAGATCCAAACTAGATCCTGAATTTAATATTTTAGAAGGTATCCAAACCTGGGTGGCATTGCCCAAAGAATTCGAAGAGACTTCTCCTGAATTCTTTCATCATGAAAGAGAAGAATTGCCTACAGTCAGTGGCGGAGGTTGGGAACTCAGGCTGATCGCAGGTTCTTTTATGGGAGAAGTTTCTCCGGTTAAAGTATATTCTCCTTTATTCTATGCTGACCTGGAAGTTGAGGCCGGCGCAGAAGTAGAACTTCCAGTTCCAGCTGAACAAGAAGCTGGCATTTATGTTGCTAGAGGTAAGGCTGACGCAGAAGGAAAGATCGTTTCCATAGGAGATATGGCCATCTATCCAAAAGGTGGAGCAGTAAAATTCAGAGCGGAAGAAACTTCTCGTATTGTTTTACTCGGCGGAACTCCACTTTCGACTCCAAGGCATATGTATTGGAACTTTGTATCCAGTTCTTTGGAAAGGATAGAACAAGCAAAAGTGGATTGGAAAGAAGATCGATTTGCGCATGTACCAGGGGAGACCGAAAGGATCCCATTACCTGAACATTAA
- the typA gene encoding translational GTPase TypA: MEIRNIAIIAHVDHGKTTLLDGILRQTGAVTAKEDGERIMDSNDLEKEKGITIKAKNTAVVYKGTRINVVDTPGHADFGGEVERVLSTADSCLLLVDAFDGPMPQTRFVLGKSLQLGHRPILVINKIDRDGARPDAVVDMVFDLFSDLGATNEQLDFPIVYASAKQGWAVSQLEDAPGTNLDPLLDTVLSHVPPVKANIEAPLQFQVTSLDYNDYVGRIAIGKIYNGKLQKGMSVIQVSPKPNGRDETQVLKITKLYNFEGLKRNEIDEAEAGDIVSIAGLPDVFIGDTVCEPGKAAPMPAIEVEEPTVSMYFMVNNSPFASKEGKFVTTRNIRERLDRELETNVAMRLEETEDKDRFKVLGRGELHLSVLIETMRREGFELQVSRPEVIIKKGENGEKLEPYEYLVMDLPDQFTGSIIAELNRRKGELQLMDAHPSGMTRVEFVIPTRGIIGFRGYFVTETKGEGVASSRFLRFDNYKGEIPGRKNGALISMDSGETTGYALWKIQERGELLIDPQTPVYPGMIIGIHSRDNDLEVNPVKEKKLTNVRSSGADEAIRLVPPRRFSLEQNIEFLDDDELLEVTPQSMRLRKRHLDANARKRAAK, encoded by the coding sequence ATGGAAATCCGCAATATCGCCATTATCGCACACGTTGACCACGGTAAAACAACCCTTCTAGACGGTATTTTACGCCAAACAGGCGCAGTTACTGCAAAAGAAGACGGTGAAAGAATCATGGATAGTAATGATCTCGAAAAAGAAAAAGGGATCACAATCAAGGCCAAAAACACTGCAGTTGTTTATAAAGGTACTCGAATCAATGTGGTGGATACTCCTGGTCACGCGGATTTCGGAGGAGAAGTGGAGCGAGTTCTTTCCACAGCGGATTCTTGTCTTCTTCTTGTAGACGCATTCGACGGACCCATGCCTCAAACCAGATTCGTATTAGGAAAGTCCTTACAGTTAGGACATAGACCTATCTTAGTTATTAACAAAATCGATAGAGATGGAGCTCGTCCTGACGCTGTAGTCGATATGGTTTTTGACTTATTCAGCGATTTAGGAGCTACCAATGAACAATTGGATTTTCCAATCGTATATGCTTCTGCAAAACAAGGTTGGGCAGTAAGCCAATTAGAAGATGCTCCTGGAACCAATTTGGATCCACTTTTAGATACTGTACTTTCCCATGTTCCTCCTGTTAAAGCAAATATAGAAGCTCCTCTACAATTCCAAGTTACTTCCTTAGATTATAATGATTACGTAGGCCGTATTGCGATCGGTAAGATCTATAACGGTAAACTCCAAAAAGGAATGAGCGTAATCCAAGTTTCCCCTAAACCAAATGGCAGGGACGAAACCCAAGTTTTAAAGATCACTAAACTTTATAACTTCGAAGGACTCAAAAGAAACGAGATCGATGAAGCTGAAGCTGGAGATATCGTTTCCATTGCAGGACTACCTGATGTATTTATCGGGGACACAGTTTGTGAGCCTGGAAAAGCAGCTCCAATGCCTGCTATCGAAGTAGAAGAGCCAACTGTATCCATGTATTTTATGGTAAACAATTCTCCATTTGCGAGTAAGGAAGGTAAGTTCGTAACTACCAGAAATATCCGCGAACGTCTGGACAGAGAATTAGAAACAAACGTAGCAATGCGTTTGGAAGAAACAGAAGATAAAGACCGCTTCAAGGTCTTAGGCCGAGGCGAATTACATCTTTCTGTACTCATTGAGACCATGAGAAGAGAAGGTTTCGAACTACAAGTTTCCCGTCCTGAGGTAATCATCAAGAAGGGAGAAAACGGAGAAAAGTTAGAGCCTTACGAGTATCTAGTAATGGATCTACCTGACCAATTCACCGGAAGTATTATTGCAGAATTAAACCGTAGAAAGGGAGAGCTTCAGTTGATGGATGCTCATCCGTCCGGAATGACCAGAGTGGAATTTGTAATTCCTACAAGAGGTATTATCGGATTCAGAGGTTACTTCGTAACTGAAACTAAAGGTGAGGGAGTAGCATCCAGCCGATTCCTAAGATTCGACAACTATAAGGGCGAAATTCCTGGAAGAAAGAACGGTGCACTGATTTCCATGGACTCCGGAGAAACTACAGGATATGCACTTTGGAAAATTCAGGAAAGGGGAGAGTTACTAATCGATCCTCAAACTCCTGTATATCCAGGAATGATTATAGGTATCCACTCCAGAGATAATGACCTGGAAGTGAACCCAGTTAAAGAGAAAAAACTGACTAACGTAAGATCTTCCGGAGCAGATGAGGCGATCAGATTGGTTCCTCCTCGTAGGTTCAGCTTAGAGCAGAATATCGAGTTCTTGGACGATGATGAACTTTTGGAAGTAACTCCTCAGAGTATGCGTCTTCGTAAGAGACATTTGGATGCAAATGCAAGAAAGCGTGCTGCCAAATAA